Genomic window (Phacochoerus africanus isolate WHEZ1 chromosome 1, ROS_Pafr_v1, whole genome shotgun sequence):
CTTTACTCCTGAGACCTTAATACATATCTCCAAAGAACAAGGATAATCTCTCACTGAATTGTCATAGAGTTAGCATACTCGGgaaatttaacttcttttttctccattgagtccCTATTTGTCCTATCATGTTCTTTATACTCTTAGTCCAATTTCCTTTCAGTGCCTTGCATTTAGTTGTTGGGTGCCTGTGCAAATCTTAAGTCAcctgtctctctctgtttctgccCTCCCTGCAGCTGTTGGGTAGATCAATTGACTTGAACAGACTCATTACCCAGCGCATCTCAGCCGCCATGTATAAATCCTTGGATCAGGCCATCAGCCGCTTTGAAAGTGAGGACCTGACATCCATTGTGGTAAGAGACAGGGCATTGGGAGTTCTGCTCAGAGACTCCTCAGGCCAGAAGCCTCATTGGAGATTGTTGTTAGCCTGGAACTCAGCAAGTTAGAGGGAACCAGTGAGCCTCTTTCCCATCTGAATGAGCAGGGAAAAGAGACTTAAAAAgtaaccttaggagttcccatcgtggctcagtggttaagaaatccaactaggaaccatgagatcgtgagttcgatccctagctccctggcctcactaagtcggttaaggatccagcgttgccatgagctgtggtgtaggtcacatacacggctcggatcccgcgttgccatggctctggtgtaggcctgcgactacagctcagattacacccctagcctgggaacctccatatgccatatgctgcaggtgcagccccagaaaagacaaaaaaaaaaaaaaagtaaccttaTACTCCTGACTGCCTACAGAGCGAGAGTAGAAGGGGATTTTGCATTCTCTAAATGTGGCCAGCCCTTGGGCACTGTTGCCTGTCCTTTAGGAGTCTACCCATCCAGCAATAGCTGGGTGGTCCTAAGAAAGTAGGGAAGGTTGCCTAACAGGCTTGGCTTCATGGCTCTACAGTAATATGGAGCCCAGAAAGGCCCTGgattggtttaatgctctgctgttaccatcttgaaattcctaataatttttaaacaagggtccccacattttcttccttttttggctgcacccatggcatatagaatttcccaggccagggattgtatctgagctgcagctgcagcctatgccgcagggatcaaacccatgcctctgtagcaacccgAGCATTTTGcagtcagacccttaaccctctgtgccacagggggCTCTCCatcccacattttcattttgttctaggACTTGCAAATTATATAGTCGTTCCTGATGCACAAGCATGGATTTATTCCTTCTCTTATTAACCAGCAATTTGAACTATTCTCGGCTAATTCCCTCCAAGAATTAGAATAAACTTGATTGATCAGTCTTTAGGTGAATCAAagaaagattttaatattttaaaagaagatgagtagaaggaatgagagaaatagaaaatcaccattaGTACACCACAGTAATAATGGCTGCAGGCAAGATCCAGCAGCAGATGCTAAAATTAATAGGCAGAACTTCAAGAAGAGTATTTTAGGCTTCCTCTTATTATGAGGTttctagagtagtcaaatttatagaggcagaaagtggaatggtggttgccagggactagggagttagtgtttaatgcaTACAAAGGTTCAGATGAGGAAGTTTTACaagttctggaggtggatggttGTGATGGTGGCACAACTATGTGAATGTACCTAAAGCCACAgaattgtgcatttaaaaatatttaaaatgttgaattttatatgtgttttaccagaatttaaaaatcagccacaaattgaaaaaaaattctctaaaaaagaaacaggatacTTGTATAGTCTCAAACTATCTCCTTCAATCATTCATTATTTTCCAAGGGAAGAATAGTAACTTTATAATAGGGAAACCTGGCAGACATCATCTTAAACAAGCCCTGAAGTTTCATATCGCCAGGAATAAGATATATATCCTCTGATATGTATGAAAAATGCAAAAGGCACAGTCTCAATCTTATCATGAAAATAGATCAGATAAGCCCAAATCAAATGGCATTCAGAAACAAAGAGTGCTTTTCAAAAGTGCCCAGaaacataaaagacaaagagatacTGGAAACTGTTTTGCAGTTGAAAAagactaaggagacatgacagcTCCATGCAATGTGGGATTCTGGATTGAATCctaaaatgaggaggaaaaaaaaaaagacctttgtgGAAAAACTGAGGACATCTGAATAAGGTCTGTCATTTAGTTCATAGAATGGTACCAACATTTTCTTCCTACTATAGATAATTACACTATgataatgtaagatgttaacttTGGAGACTCTGGGTCAGGAATATGCTAGAGCTTTGCAGTATTCACAGCTTTTCTGCccatcaaaaattatttcaaaataaaaagtatttttttaatggacaaagtgtttttttttttttttttaaagaaaggtgaCTAAGAACAAGGACTCTAGTGTCCAAAAGACATTGGGGTCCCAGTCCTGGCCCTGCCATTTACTGGCTTGGATTTTGGGTGAGTTGCTTACCTGGTACTACAAACCTGTACTACAATGGAGGAAATGCTAGAATCCACCTCATGGCATTgttgtaaggatgaaatgagatactGCCTGGAAAGAGCTTTGCGGAGCTCCTTGCACCTGATGGAAAAGAGCtaatgaagaaagagagaaacagacattTTGAGCTGCAGATGAAATGCTCTCAGGGTGGATTCTCAGCAGCATTTCCTAAGAGGACTTGACCCAGCTGCCCACCTAAGCCCTGGGTCACTGACTTGGAGAGACTAGGATTGATTGAGCACAAGTCTATCTGGGAGATTGgcttaagaaatgtttttatgggagctcccttcatggtgcagtggaaatgaatccaactagtatccatgaggactcgggttggatTGTGGGTCAgtgacccggcattgccatgagctgtggtgtaggtcgcagatgcagctcagatctggcattgccatggctgaggctatagctccgattcaacccctagcctgggaacttccatatgctgtgggtgcagccgtaaaaaaagaaaggaaatgtttttcttttttttagccaaATTTTAGCAGTAATTATCTCCAAGAggtgggatttttatttttatcttctttgtttATCTGTATCTTCTTGTTTTCCGGTAATGAATGAGCATACTTTATGAAAAACTggttttggggtgtgtgtgggtgccCACTGCCTCTTCCCACCCTGTGAAAGGCACTGAATGTTCTTTTCGCTGAGAACAAAATCAAAACAGGCAGTGAGAGCCTGTGTTTACTAGGAGAGGGCAACGCCTGGGGAAGAGTAGCTACCTCCCATGCAGCCCATGAAGGGGAGACCTGGGGATGCTCTCTCCTGGAGAGGGGGGGGGGTCAGAGGGTGCGCTGCCTTGGCTGAGGAGCTTCTGCCTCCCCTGAGAAACAAAGCAATGAATGTGctcccctcagccctgccctTCACCTTAGAAGCTCTGCCCtgaaatgggggaggggtggcttgATGCCCAGCAGGGAGGGTTGCAGAGATTTCCTCCTGCACAGCTGAGCAAATTGATTCTCAGAGGGATCTGATGCTGAGGTGGAGAGCTGGCAGCCTGCAGGCAGTGTTTTGTTTAGGCTGCAGAGCAAGTGTGTTGGAAATTTTGCACCAACATTTAGCACTTGGGAGAATGAGAATAAAACTGCAGAAGCTCTGGCAACATCAAACCGGCCTTCCCAGATGGCAACAATTGGCTAGAAATGATGAAACTTTCGGGTTGGCCTGGCTGTGCTCTCTTGGGTTTGCTGGGTTTGCCGCAGGGCTGACCTATCAGGCTTCAgtgctgtgtctgtgtgtgagtccCCAGTTCTTCTGCCCTCTACCCCATccctgggggcgggaggggcacAGAGCTTGTTCACAGCCAAGTGTGGCTGACACTCAGGTTTTCTAGATCCCATGGAAGAGCTCTCTCCACTACTTCACAGAAGTTGCCTATTCGGGTGTTGTATTTCCCCAGTTCTGCTTCTCTGTGTTGTCCCGCCACCCCCACCAGTACGCTGgctttactgtacagcactgACAACCTCTGAGAAGGCacctgagccccccccccccacacacacacactacacacacacacactgcacacacacacacactacacacacacggCTTTGAAACCTCAGTGCCTTAATGCAATGAGCCTTGCGTCCCCCAGGCAAGCTCCCTCTTCTGATACAAAGGCTGGAAGAAAGGGCTGATGCAAAACCCAATTCGCATCACATAATAAAAACTCCTCGACTGTGCAGGGACTATACTTCTAGCAGCCCCCACATCAGCAGAGTTGTGAACTCACTCCCTCAGTCTCCCTCATGAACACTGATGTGTTTTGATGAGCCTGTTACAATCACAAAACATTAGGAAAttccttcgtggtgcagcaggtgaaggattcagcactgccacaGTTATGgcgcaggttgcaactgcggcacaggtttgatccctggcccggaagttgtgggaacttccacatgccacgggtgaggccaaaaaaaaaaaaatcacataacatTGAAATGGAAATTGTTCCCCAGTTTCTTACCAGCAGCTCTCTTCACCATAACAGGGCATCTCCGTGTGCTGAGGGATTCCATGATCTTAGAGATAAATCCATGCACAtgcattgcatttattttttgcttatttatttatctacccCATCTAAATGAATGGGACCAAAATTGCTTACTGAACCccaagagatggaagcagagaGCTGATTCTGTATTTCCACCCTTCATGTACCTCATGGTGCACAGTGACTGGAAAATCTCTCTTCCAGCTACCATTTCAGAATTGAAATCCATATTTGGGCcgccttctttttttaagggctgtacctgaagGCTATGGTAGTTCCTCGggagaggttgaatcagagctgcagctgctggcctacacacagccacagcaacacaattTGAGccgcatcctcaacctacaccacagctcaaggcaatgccagatagctgacccactgagcgaggccagagatcgaacccacatcctcatggatactagtctgatttgtttcctctgcaccacaaggggaactcccaggttttggCCTTCTTTGGAAAGATTGCAGGATCTGCCATCACTAAGCCCCGTTCCAGCCTGGTAACAGACAATGGGATGGTGTCAAGTAGTCACACCACCTTTATCTGGCAGGGGCTCTCCAGTTCGCCATGGAAAGCCCGGCCCAGGCTCCTTCCCGCCCCTCCTGCAGCTAATTAAGTTGCAAGCTTTGATCCAGTTCTCTGTCCCCAGTTTAGAGCCACAGAAGCTGAGATTCAGTGAGACAAACTCCAAGATTGGAAGTATGGTCTAGGTCCAACATACTGTGGACCCCAACCAGCGCTGGGGGAGCCTTGTGACTGATGAGAGTAAAAGGCTACCTCTTTGGACTGCAGACAACTGAACTCCGACCCCTGCTCTTACAGCTGGCCCTCTGACCATGCCACCACCTGGCATGTTCTGTGGAACCCCCTTGCCCATgttcttttagcttttatgttGTAAAACCATCTTTCCTTTTCAAAGGGCTGGCTCAGTAACTGCTTCTTCATTCTAGACAGCTGTGTCACAGGGGCCACGTGCACGTATGGTGGAATCAGAAGACCTGGGATCTTGTCCTAAGCCCTGTAATCTGTATTCCCTCCATGACCTTGAGCGAGTTACTTCaccctctgagtctcagttttccccTTCTATGAAACATGGGTAGTTGTACCCACCTCAAAAGATGACTTAACTATGACAATAGCAATGTTCTCGAGCACCATGGGGAGGAATGCCTTCTCTGTCTACAGGACTCCGCTTTGTTTCTCTTTGCTAGTGATGCAGCAAGGAACTAAAGCCAGCCCAAAGGGTTTTACTCCCTTTGTGACTTCCCAGCAAATGCAGTGACCTGCTATGTCTGGACATTTTCCACTCTGCTCCGCGCTCAGCTTGTGAGTGGGATTCCACATGACTAGGGCCCAGCACTCATGCACGTCCTTGTCCGTGGCCTGCAGCCAAACCTTTGCCATCATGGTTAACCAACCCCTGTGTGACTGAGGAACACAGGACAAATCCAGAGGAGGGAATGAATGTTCTGACCtggctgttttttaaatttccgtAGCATACAGTGGTTAAGAATGTGAACTTGGGAGCCTAACTTCCTGGATTTGAAGCCAAGTCATCAAACTCCTTAAAGCCTAGTTTCTATCTGTATAAAGTAAGAACAGGCATTGTGCTGACCTTACAGTGGGTTTTGAGCATTAAGTGAGTTAACACATGTAAAGTGCTGGGAACCCTGCTTGGCACATATTAGATGGAACCATAAGAAATGACTAACGCTGGATGGTGTTTGACCTAAAAACCAGTATTTTCACCCTAATTGTATGTACTTAGGAGGTGGTAGCTCTTACAATTGCTTTCTGTGGGATGGAGGTAGAGTCTCTGGTGATGAATGGACGTTCTCAGCTTGCTTTTACTTGACTTGCGGTTCTGAGGAGCAAGCTTTTCCCTTACCAGTGTGGAAACTGGAAAGCAAGTAGTCCTGCTTTCTACCCAAGGGGGTGCAGACAAGGGATTTGCACCTGGTCTGTGGTCCTCGTTCTGGGGGCAGGCATGCATCCTCTCTCGGTGTGGTCTGCCACTTCCCTCACTCCTCAGAAGAAGGGAACATTGTCACACGCGAGCACAGGCGTCCGAGTCTCCGTGTCGGCAGTTAGAAGGTTGTCTGAGGGGCTCACACCTGCGTGAAAGGAATCTGTCCAGTAGTGGTGCACGCGGGCAGGGTGTTTCTTTAAGTCCTCAGCAGCCTCAGGCTCTCTCTCTGGGCAGGAGCTGGAGTGGCTGCTGGAGATCAACCGGCTCACGCACCGGCTGCTGTGTAAGCACATGACCCTGGACAGTTTTGACGCCATGTTCCGGGAGGCCAATCACAACGTGTCCGCCCCCTATGGCCGCATCACCTTGCACGTCTTCTGGGAGCTGAACTTCGACTTCCTCCCCAACTACTGCTACAATGGGTCCACCAACCGGTAAGGGGGTCTCTGTGCAAAGGGGTCTGGGGCGGGGGCCGAAGCCACTAGCTGCCTCCTCCAGACCAGGCCCAGCATAGGTTGTCCGCTCATTCCTGCAACAGGTGTCTCATGGTGCCCCTCCTGGGTGCAGCCTCGGTGCCGGAGGCGGGAATGCCACCAGAAACATGTAGACACCCTCCTGCCTCTTGGAGCCTTCAGGCCAGAGGAGGAAACAATTGATAAATGTACTGTTATAAGCAGTGGATTTGCAGGAGGAGGAAAGCCCTCAGCCGTGTACCACCTGACCTAGTCCGGGAAGCAGTACAAACCTCAAGAGGGCATCCTCTGCTGAGGAAAAAGTGCTTGAGTTGAGGTGTAAAGGATGAGCAGGAATAAATAAGGCAAAAGCCAGGAGGAGAGCATTCCAAGCAAAGTGTCTGGTGGAATGAGATGCCAGTGAGGGTGGAGCAGATAGGATGGTGATGGTGCCATGCATGGTAAAGCAGAGCCCGGGAGGAAGCAGAACCAGACCGCGCACTATCCCTTAGGCCACGTGAGGACGAGCATTTCTCAACCTTGGAAGAGGTGGAGGAAGGGAAGTGTCATGATCAGATGGTATGAGGCCCTGCACATGTGTGAATGCATTCGTGCATAGACATCTGCAGAGCACGTATTTCACACAGTGGAACAAGCCTTCTGAAAGGTTCACAGAGTCCTGGGTCAGGACTTATCCCATAAAGATTCAAAATGTGAAGGCAGAGGTGATATATATCATGCACAAAACAATTTCCTAAGGATACACCGAAATGCCCCTGTGACAGGTCTTCTCAGTGTTGTTAAGGCCTGGCTCCCGGCCATCATTACATAAGTATGTGCCGAATGCATGAAAGGGTCTGGAAGGAATCCACACATTTAGCAAGAGAGACGTACAGTTCCCCAAAGATTTGGGATTTTTAATCCTCTTGAGTAGAGATCTGCAAACTCTAGCCCACAAGCTGCATCTAGTTGCCAGTTGTTTTAGTTCAGCCTATGGGCTGAGACTCGTATTGACATTTTTAAGCAGTTGGGGAAAAACAATCCAAAGAATAACTATAATTTGGTGACAAGTGGAAATTGTTTGAAATgcacaaagttttattggaactctGCCACCCGTGCTCCTTCATTTACAGTTATTTGTGGGTATTTTCATCCTACAACAGAGCTGAGTTGTTGCGACAGAGACCATCTGGCTTGCGAAGCTGAGCATATTTGCTATCTGGGCCTTTATAGAAAGAGTTTGCAATGCCCTACTCTTGAGGAAACCAAACTGAGACTGGAGGGTCTGGGCCTAGAGAAGGCTCTTTTCCGGCCCAGCTTGTTTGCAACTTTCTTGGCCACTGTTCTGAACAGCCTCAAGCCTGGAGTCGAGCCTGTGAACCTGGACTAGTTTTCCCATCTGTGCAAAGGAGGCAGGAGCTGAATGGGGGCGTAACACAAGAATTTAGTACCTGTGTAGGCAGCCGCCTAAGAAACAGTGTGGTTGTGCCCAGTGAGGAAGGGCTCTTGCTGTATAGCGTcccatgaaaaataatattaggaCCCACTTAACTCCTGCCCCATCTCTTTTCTTCCACTAGTTTTGTCCGAACTGCCATCCCTTTCACCCAAGAGCCACAAAGAGATAAACCCGCCAACGTCCAGCCTTATTACCTCTATGGGTCCAAGGTGAGTGGTCTTGCCTGTGTCCTGCTTCTAAGAGACGAGTGAGCAAAAGCAAATAGACAGGTCTTCCCCAAACCAGAAATCAAGAGGCATGGAGATGAAGAGGCATCAGTGAGCAGTCATCTTTATTTGTTCACAACTAGCAAGGGTAGCAGTGAGCGCGGACCGGGCAGGGCTGGGTTCTGGGTGGGACGGCTTGGGGAGGACTTCACCGAGGGGAGCAGGGCAGTGGGTGTGGGGGACTTCTGTCTTGGCATCACATCTCCTCCTGTTCTGGGTTGAGTCGTTGTGGTACCATCCTGTGATTCTGGGATTTTGTGCTCCGTAAATATGGGGGATTGGCAGACAGGAAGTGGTTGAGAAGGTAGAGCTTTGTAGGAAATCCCAGATGGCCGGAGCTGGAGCCGGGAGGTGGTCTCCTGTCTCTTTGCTGCTTTGTTCCCAACGCCAACCCTGTCACTAACTAAGCCTCCCAAGTGGTGCCTGTTCTAGACCTTCAGTCCTTTGGTATTGGTGAAACACACTCCCTGAGCCCCCACGAGAGGGCAGCTGCTGGGCAGGTTTTCCATGCTGGGGAGATTGAGCAGACTCATCTTCGCCCTCCTGCAGTTCCATTTCCATAACTGTGGTGGGCATGAGGGAACACCCTTCACCAAGTCTCACCAACTCTGTGACATAGGCAAGAGGTTCGTTTCTTACCCTGCAGGTTTGTGTGGAAGAAGCCTGTGGGAGGGGTGCAGTAGCGCAACAACAGCCACAAAAAAGccaagattgtgtgtgtgtgtgtgtgtgtgtgtgtgtgtgtgtgtgtgtgtgtgtgtgatgaaaaaCGGCCACCTTTGGCCCCATTTTCTCAAAATAAGTGCAGATGGACTTAGAAGAAGAAATGaccagataggagttcctgttgtggcttagcgggaaCGAACCCTACTAGTTTCCATttggatataggttcaatcctttttcctgctcagtgggttaagtatcaggctctgctgtgagctgtggtgtagctgccagctacagctccgatttgacccctagcctgggaacttccatatgttgtgggtgtggcccttaaaaaagagaaaaaataaaaggacaggtTCTCCTCTAGGTTGGGGAGCCCTAGATTGGGAAGTATGAGGAACCAAGATGAGTGACACACCCAcccctcccgccgccgccgccttgGGCCTGGAGGTGGGGCTCAGAAGGTCTTAGGATGATGCTGGAGTGGTGCAGGTATCTTCTCCAGAGCAGCCAGTCTGATGAGGTCAGTCTCTCACACCAGAGCTCCCTTACAGACAGCATTGGAGATAATTCACACTCATGACATTGATTAATTGCCTCACAAAATGACTCCCTGTTCAGTTCGCTTTCAAACCAAGTTGAGTATATTAAGGAACAGGGCTGACATTGGAGCTGATACATCTTTAATGCCTCTCCAGTGATTGCCCACCTCCCTTTTTATCAAAGCTAAGAGAGCAGGCCCTAAGCTCAGAGTCCTTAGCAGGCAATAGTATCTAAgtcaaattaaatattattctgttttcattctaTTTATTATGTCTCTTCCCTTCTATTTATAGCAGGAGGGTGGTTTTTCATTTTGGAAGTAACATAAggctatcttttaaaataagcttaaaaatgagtcaatttaaagaaaatgtattattaatgATAGAAAGATAGTCTGTAGCTTTAAGAAAGTGAAGATAGGGCGTTCTCTTGTGGCCAAGCatgttaaggatatggtattgccactgcagtggcttgcgtcactgctgtgattcaggtTCGATCAGAGTCccgggaactttcaaatgccacagatgcagtcaaaaaaaaaaaaaaaagcaaaaaacaaagtgaaGATGGGGTACAAGGTAGTGTGTGATAGCTGAAAGTTGGAAAACACTCTAGAGCAAAGCTTCTCatgtctttcaaaaataattcccCCCAATGGTGGAGGAGACTGGAAATTCCCCTAAGCTGACTGACTGAAAGCAGAACTACAGAACTCCTCAACTCAAAAATTTCCTTGAagtattgttttatttaagtCATGCAAATTTTACTTTCTATACCATAATATATTCATGattgttttaatattaaaataatgccCTTAATTCCTGACTGACCCCCCAGATAGATAGTCCTCAGAGATGCCATGTTTCCTCCCTTGGCACACCAGGGGGGTATATGTTTTCCAGCTTGAAAAGCTTTGTCAAAGGGCATTCATCCAGCCAGGTGACCCACGAGAGCACTGACACTTGAAGGGAGACAATTGGGTGGTCTACAGAGGCATTTTTACAGGAGACCTACTGTGTGGAGGGCTTTAAGCTACCTGATGTgggctgcctcctccccacctctcatTCCCCAGAATGAGGCAGTACGTCGGCGGGAAGCTCACCACCCTCCCTCTGCAAGGCACCCACGTCAGGGGCATCCTGATCAGCTTCAGCAGCTGCAGGAGGGGCTTGGCCTTCTGCTTCTGCTGCAGCTCCAGAGTTGTCGCGTGGCAGTTCCACCAGAGGGAGCCCCTGCAGgtcttcctccccctgccccagagctGGGGCATCCTCTGGCCATCTCACCAGACCATTGGCTTCCTCCATGTGGCCGGCTCTGTACGACCATCGAGGCTCATGGCAACGGATGCACCAGAACTGGAGGCAGATGAAGGCTAAGACGGCTGTGAAGCAGGCcagcagaatggccatcagcaccCACAGGGAGAGCTGGGGGTCTACCAGGGAGCTTCCAGCAGCCAGGGGACTCTTATCCAGGGTGTGGAACATGGTGCAGTAGTGCCTGTAGGGGAAGAGAATCTTCTTGCAGCTGATGCACAGGAAGTAGAGGGTGGAAGGGGTGAGGTGTTCCAGCACCACGGAGCTGATTGTTCGAGGCACCTTCTCCTCGTGGTGGAAGCTGTAGCGAAGATAGCCAGAGAAGATGCTGTTCCAGTTGGGCCTGTACATAATATGGTAATAGTCCTCCAGGCAGGGCTCCGAGGACGACCAGGAAATGATGGCTCCCGTATAAGAAACGTTCCCAACCTCGATGTTCATCTCGATTCTGAAACCAGAATCAAAGTCAAGAGTGACACCCCCTTGTTTAAGAACTGACTTATGATCGTCGTAGCCACCACGCGTTGAGCATTTGAGATGGGGGCTAACGTTGCCCAACCCCCCTCGTTTTACAAAGAAATGGAGGCCAATAGGTGACAACACTCAGCGAGGCATAGCTAAGAAATGGCAGGACCAGGGTTCAAATCAGGGCTGTCTCATGCCAAGGCCGGGGGCCTTCAGGCCTAAATAAAGATGCACTCATAGCCCCCAGCCTCAACCTGCCCTGGCTCATATTCTTTAAATACAACATAGTtcctaaacttttttaaaaaaagaagaagcagaaagGCAATGAAAGGAGAAACAAGCACAACCTCAGAGTCCCCCCGTTAGTCACTGAGGGTCTCTGACCTCCAAGTCAGGCAATCGTTTCACCTAAAATTTCCCTCTGGACCTCCCGTTTTtgtcccactgctgtggctcattcaCCTAGAACATCCTGGCCTTGGGGTGTTTCGCCTCCCAGGTCTGTAGCCCGTGGCCAGAGGAGACGGGCATCACTCAGCGGCTTGTGACTCAGGAGCAGCTGGTTCCTCCCCAAAACCTCTGCTTTATGTTTTGTCCATATGCGTGCTTTTTTCAACACCACATTACCCAGGAAGTTGGTTTCCTGGGTCAACAAAGCTCCACATACCGACATAAACTGCTACCGTGTGCTACTGCCCGCCGGCCCCGTGCATGTTAACCACCAATTGCTGGGTCACAAATCATGTTCAAAGCTCAACATACAACGATGTGTGTCCTCAATTCATCACATCCTCTAAGCTaggtccccattttacagatgggccATCTGAGAGGAGCAATCAGCTAACAAGTATAAGACCCAAAGCCACGTAACCGCTGGATGTCCCAGTGCAAGGCGGCCAGATTTAGTAACAGAAGGTTATTACACGGTGAGGTGCTGGTACTAAGACTGGGTTGCTGTTTTTCCCAACAAATCGGTGAGTCCTCTTTAGATTACCGGCCCTCTCACTTTCAGATAAGTGCGCCATCTTCAGGCTTTTCCgtttctttttaattctgtgtATTTGCCAGAGACTGAATTTCCCCTGAGCTAAAATTCAGGGCCAGCCATGTTCAACCTGTGTATGTTCACGTGGAGGTCTCACCAGCTCTATTCTCTGCCCTTCCTCTCTCACGTGAAATACAGAAGGTTTCATTTTAGATCACAGCAACAGAGTCTCACACAGTCGATCGGATTTGAGCTTGAATTGGATATGAAGCCACCCCGATGCCTTTTACAAGCg
Coding sequences:
- the FNDC9 gene encoding fibronectin type III domain-containing protein 9, with protein sequence MNIEVGNVSYTGAIISWSSSEPCLEDYYHIMYRPNWNSIFSGYLRYSFHHEEKVPRTISSVVLEHLTPSTLYFLCISCKKILFPYRHYCTMFHTLDKSPLAAGSSLVDPQLSLWVLMAILLACFTAVLAFICLQFWCIRCHEPRWSYRAGHMEEANGLVRWPEDAPALGQGEEDLQGLPLVELPRDNSGAAAEAEGQAPPAAAEADQDAPDVGALQREGGELPADVLPHSGE